The nucleotide window TAAAAAAAGTATAACTTACCAATAATAAAATTTAAGTAAAGAAACTTATCTTCAAAAATTTTATTTGCATTGTAATTTAAAATTCTATAATTTATGATTAAATTTAATTTTCTTGGTTTTCAAATAATTATGGTTATTAATGTTTGATTTTATTTTAACTGGAATTTTTTGGCTAACTTCTATTCCGTATTTTTTTAGTTGAAATTCTTTATCTGGATTATTTGTTATTAATCTAACTTTGGTAATGCCTAAATCAAACAATATCTTAGAAGCTGGCCAGTAATCTCTCCCATCTGGATTATGCCCAAGTTTAACATTTGCATCATATGTATCAAAACCATCTTCCTGAAGTTTATATGCTTTAATTTTTTCTAATAATCCAATTCCTCTTCCTTCTTGAGGTAGATATATGATAATTCCTTCTTTTTCATCTCTAATCATAGACATTGCTTTGTCTAATTGATATCTACAATCACATTTTTTTGATAAGAAAGTCTCACCTGTAAAGCATTGAGAGTGAACTCTGACTAAAGATTCATTTTTTGGATTACCTTTAACCAATACACTTATCAAACTATTGTCAACAAGATTTGTATATAATAATAATTTAAATTCACCTTTTTGTGTAGGTAATTTTATTGACGTTTCTCTTTTTATCATATTTTTTTGATAAGGGACATTATATAATTTATTTTTTTCAATAATAGTTTCCATTTTATTTTAATCCTTCAATTTCTTTAATCATTTTAAATGCTGCTTCAACAGAACGTTTAGTATATCCAGAGATGCGTTTGACAGCATCTGCATGGGTCATTTTGGGTCCAGATATACCAAGTGATACTGGTTTATCATATTCAAGGCTCAAATCGGTAATCTTTCTGGCGGAATTTCCTGCAACAATTATATCATGATCAGTATTTCCTTCAATAACTGCTCCGAGTGTAACTATAGCATCTACATCTGATTTTAAAATTGTTTTGACTGCTAAAGGCATATCAAACGCACCTGGAACTTTTGCTATCTTTGTAACAGTCCCTCCTAAAAAACTAACATGCTCTTTTGCTATCTCAAACATTGGCAATGTTATGTCTGAATTAAATTCAGTATATACTATTCCTATTTTATAATTCATTTTTTATCCTCCTATTAAGTTAAAGGACCAGCATCATCAAAACCCTGCCTTATTCCTTTTCCTGCAAATTTCTGTAAACTATTTTTTCCTTTCAATAAAGAAAGAGCATTCAAAGAGTGTTTTATAGTTCTATTTTCAAAAACTTTGATTAGTTCTTTTTTATCTTTACATTCATCTTCATGAACAAAGACTTCAAGGATATGCTTATTTGTCAAAAGCTGTACATTTATTATTCCTTGACTTGCTTCATGTGCGCATTGCTTATCAATTGGTTGAGCACCTGGCATTCCCAATGCAATAGCTATGTCACATTTGTCTTCTTCTAATAATTTTTTGCATGCAACTGGTAAATCTTTTATTCCTGGAACTGTATATCTTATAATTTTAGTTTCGGTTGAATTTTCTTTGATTGTACCTATTGCAACATTACTCATGTTATATCTTGCAAACATTGTATCTGCTATCCCTATCACATAACTCATAGTAAACAAGAATAAAGTAGTTACTTATAAATGTTTTGATACTCAAAAAAGAGTAATATTTAAATATAAGTTGTTAATTTTAATATAATGTATGGATAAAAACACCTTATCAAAAAAACTATACAAGACTGACATTATTATGCTAATGTACATTGCTTCTAAATCGGAGTTTTATAATGAATTTAAAACATCTACAATGAATATTGCAGAAGATTTAGGGATATCACAGCAAAGCGCATCAAGGAAACTTTCTGAACTAAAAAGTCAGGATTTATTAGATGTAAAGCCAACTAACAAAGGCTCAATAATTAGGTTAACGCAGGAAGGGGTTTTAATGTTAAAGAATATTAAAAGTGAGTTTTTTGAAGAGCTCAAGCCTAATGTCATATTTAATGGTTCTTTAGTTAAAGGATTTGGTGAAGGAAAATATTATATGGAACAAAAAGGCTATAAACAACAGTTCAACAAAAAATTAAACTATATACCATGGCCAGGTACTTTCAACATTAAATTAAATTCAGGAAAATTAAAAGATATGCTAAGCAATATTAAACCAATAACAATTAAAGGATTTAATGAAAAAAACAGAAACTTTGGAAGCATATATTGTTATCCTTGTACAATAATTGACAATAAACTATTAAACAAAAACCTTTACAATAAGTTAAAACAAAATGGATTCATGGGTTTTGATAATATTCCACCGGATATTGAAAAAGATATTAAGACTAATCTTATAATTCCAAAACGTTCAGGACATTCAGATGATATAATTGAGATCATTGCTCCTGTTTATTTAAGAAAATCATTAAATGTAAAAGAAAATGATGAAATAATTGTTACATTACAACAAAATGATTAAAAAAACAAATAAATGGTGGCCAGCACTTTTAATTATTATTGCTGCAATGATGTGGGGTATAGATGGAAGTGTACTAAGACCAGCACTATACTCTCTTCAGGCAAAAGTTGTTGTATTTACAGAACACGCTATCGCATTCACTATAATGCTTATTTTAATCATAATAACATTAATCACTAATAAAAAATCTTCTTGGCTTCAAAAAGATATTAAAAGTATTAAAAAACTCTCTTTCAAAAGATGGCTTTCTGTCGGATGGGTTGCTTTTTTCGGAGGTATGATCGGAACAATAGCAATAACAAAGGCATTGTTTTATGTTGGATTTGTACCTTTATCAGTCCCTATACTACTACAAAAACTTCAGCCTATTTTCGCAATCTTACTTGCTAGAATTGTTTTAAAAGAAAAACCAAAAAAGAAATTTTACTTTTGGGCTTTCTTAGCTTTAATTGGAAGTTATTTTGTAACTTTTGGTTTGAATAAACCATTTATAAGTTTTGAAAACAAAACATTAATGGCAGCAATACTTGGATTAATAGCTGCATTTTCATGGGGTTCTTCAACAGTTTTTGGTAAGAATATCTTGAAAAGTCTAAGTTTTAGAGCAGCAACATTCTTAAGATTTGGAGTAACATCTATTTTGGTTTTTTTGCTGTTAATACTAACCTCTTCTTTGTCAGGACTAAGTAATATACAACCAACCCATATTATGATATTAATTATTATAGCACTAACAACAGGGGGATTAGCAATATTCATCTACTATAAAGGATTACAAAAAGTAAAAGCCTCTTCAGCAACAATCTATGAACTTGCATTTCCCATTACTGTATTAATTTTAGATTACCTACTTCACGGAAAAATATTATCAATACATCAATTTATAGGAGCAACACTAATCATAATATCATTTATTAAGATTACTAAATAGAATTATTCTAAAACAGCTTTAATTCTTCTAATACCTGCAGCAGAACTCTCTTCTTTTTTTATCTTAAAATGACCTAATTCAGAAATATTTTTTATATGGGGACCCATACAAATCTCTTTTGAATAATCTCCAATAGAATAAACAGTTACTTTCGAAGGATACTTTGCGCCAAACTCTGATTGTGCACCTGATTTCAATGCCTTGTCTAATTTCATTTCCTCACTTGTAACTTTTAATTTTTTCTGAATAACTTTATTCACTTCATCCTCAACAGCTTTCTTCTCTTCTGGTGTTAATTTTCTATCAAAATTAAAATCATATCTAAGTCTTTCAGGAGTTATGTTACTCCCTTTTTGTTTTATATTTGGATTTTTCAAAACTTTTCTTAATGCTTCTCCAAGCAAATGCGTTGCAGTATGAAGCTTAGCAGTTATTTCAGATGATTCACTTAAGCCGCCTTTAAATCTCTTCTCTGCTCCTACCCTCGACAATTCCTGATGTTTCTCAAACTCTTTATCAAAACATTTTACATCAACAGTTTGTTTTCTTTCTTTAGCAAGCTCTTCAGTCATTTCTATTGGAAACCCATAACTTTGGAATAAAAAGAATGCATCTTTTCCAGAAATCTTTCCTTTACTATTAATTTTTTCAAATTGTCTTAAACCTTTTTCTAAAGTATCTCTAAATTTCTCCTCTTCTTTTGATAATTCATCCAAAATAAATTTTTTATTTTTATTAAGCTCTGGATAATCAGTTTTATACATATCAATTACACTCTTTGCAAGAGGTTCGCATAATCCCTTTTCAATTCCTAAAAGTTTTCCATGTCTAATAGCTCTTCTAATAAACCTTCTAAGAATATAACCTTGATCAAGATTACTAGGCACAACTCCCCTCTCATCTCCAAGAATAAATGTTGATGCTTTCACATGATCTGATATAATCATAACACTATTCATTTGTTCTTTATTGAATTTTTTAATATTAGATAATTTTTTTATTTCATCAATAATAGGAATAAAGATTTCTGTTTCATAAACATTGTTTTTGCCTTGTAACATGGCAATTGTTCTTTCAACACCCATTCCAGTATCAACATTTTGTTGTTTTAACTTAACAAATTTATCTTCTCCTACTTTATCATACTCCATAAAAACATCGTTCCATATTTCAAAATATTTCCCGCAGTTACAACCAGGTTTACAATCTGAACCGCATGATTTTTTCCCAGTATCTATAAACATCTCTGTACAAGGACCACAGGGGCCTGTTTTTCCAGCAGGACCCCACCAATTATCTTTCTTAGGCAAAAAAAAGATTCTCTCCTTAGGTATTCCTAATGATTCCCATATTCCAGCAGATTCAATATCTTTAGGAGCATCTTTATCTCCTTTAAAACAAGTGATATATAATTTAGAAACATCAAACATTAAAACTTCTGTCAAAAATTCAAAACTCCATTCAATTGCATCTTTTTTAAAATAATCTCCAAAACTCCAGTTTCCAAGCATCTCAAAAAAAGTTAAATGAGTAGAATCGCCAACTTCATCTATATCCCCTGTTCTAATGCACTTCTGAACATCAACTATCCTTTTTCCTAAAGGATGGGGTTGTCCTGTTAAAAAAGGGACTAAAGGATGCATTCCAGCTGTTGTAAACAACACAGTCGGATCATGCTCTGGAATAAGAGAAGCAGAATCTATTAGAGCATGGTGTTTGCTCTTAAAAAATTCAATATATTTCTTTTTTAGTTCTAAAGCATTCATAGAAATAAGAATAAACTTAATTCTTTTAAAGGTTACTATATTATATTTATCCTTTTCTGATGATTATATTTGCTTGTTTATTTTTTATAGAGATGAGTTCTATATATAATTGTTCATCTCCAAGATATAATGTTTTTGATTTTTGAGGTTGAACACGAATTGGTAAAGGGTTTCCAAAGAAAGATATTGTTCTAACATCAAAGTCTAATGCAAAATATTGCTGAAAATAATCTGTATTAGAAGAAAAAGGGTTAGATTTTAGAGAAAACTTGGCTCTTTTTCTATCTTTGGTTAAATCATAAAGTGAAAGTATATATGATCCTCCATCTGTTATAATATCAACTTTACCATATTCATCAATAGTAATCTGTTCTGTGTTTAATGTTGCAAACGCAACTATTTGATTACTGCTATCAACACTAGGGAAAACTGCTATAAGAGCTATTAATAATACTAAAACAAATCCAAGACTTAATACTTCTTTATTATTCATAATTTCACCTCTAATACCTTATTTATTTTCAAAGTTTAAAAATATTACTATATTAACAAAGATTAGAATAATCTTTCTAGAACATAAGAAAAGCTTTTCGCTTTTCTGGGCTCTAGAAAAACTAGAACAGTTTTTCTAGAATATCTAAGGTATACAAAATCATTGCCTGAGTCTGTTGTTCAGAAGGGCTAAATGCTTCTTTCTTTTTATGCACAGAAAAAACTCTAACCTGATTAACAAGGTGAATCTGATTAGTCAAAGCTGGGTCCAAAGCAACATTTTTTTCTTTTAGTTTTGCAATTAAATTACCTAATCCAATACCAGGGCTTTTCTCTAAAATGTCTTGGCCAGTAACATCATAATACTTTCTATGTAAAGCAGCCTCTAAAACCCTTCCGCATAATATAACAGAACTTCTATAGCATTCATTTTTATAACATTTTTCTAATTCTTTCAAATCCAAAACAACATCCGATCTAATATCAGATGGAATATTCTTTGGAATCTTAATAAAAGATTCTTTCCTTTCAGAAGGAAAAGTTATATATTTTATCAACAAATCAATCTTTTTAATAAATTTCTGTAATTCCTCAATATTTGTTGTATCTAATTGAGGCAGAATTTCCATAAGGTGATTAAGTTTTTCCTGTCCAACAGCACTATCCTGTACAATAGTCTGTAATTGTAATGGGGCATTTTTTACCTTCTTTATGGCCTTTTGTAATGCTTGTTGATAGTATTTTCTTTGATTTAAATCATAATCCAACATTGCCTTATTAGGGTCTATATGTTTGTCTAACTGAACATTATGTTTAACAGCAGTTTCTAATGCGAATTTTAATTGTTGAAAATCTTTTTTGAAACTCATTTTAATACCTCAAGATTTCAACCTTGAAAACTTTAATTTTCATTGGTTGAAAATCTTTTTTAAATCCCATATTTATACCTTAAAATTCAAAACTTTTATAGTTTTCTATCAATTAAGCTAAAAAATACTTTAATTTTCTTTGTGTTTTCAATTTATTCAATATAACACTATTAGATAAAACCTTGTCTAAATCAAATCTAAAATTTTTTTGGACCATTGTCCGCGCATAATCAATCATCTCTTCTTTAGATGAAAATATTATAGGTTTATTTTGCATGGCCTTTCTCGTTGCTTCTCTAACAACCCATACACCTAAAGGAGCATAATACTCATTTGTTATAAATCTTAAACATAATACAGTTGATTTTCTTTTTATATTCTTTAATTTCTTTAAAATAGGCAACCTAGAAGCGTAATAACCACCAGCAGTTTCTCCAGCATAAGATTTTCTGCCATAAACATCTTCATAATCCGTTGCATAAAATTTCTTGTGTTTGCTCCAGGGATTTATTTGTAAAGGAACTCCCATCTCAAATAACTCAAAATTCCAAACATCTGGAAACATCAAAACCAGATAATAATTTCCTAAATACCCTCCAAAAAAAACCATATAATCTGTTTCAGAATAATACTTAATCTCATTAATAATTCTTTTACTTAACATATCATCAGTAGCTGTAATGCTCCACTTTGTTGGAACAAGCTTTCTATTATTCTTAATCCCTATATTTCCAATAGATAGTAATTTACTTAAAAAATTCTCATCAAATCCTTTATCATATAAATAATTTAAAGCTCCTTCTGCTTTCAAATCATAATCATCAACAACTTTTTCAACTTTAGAACTAACAAAAGAGTTAGATGTTATTTTTGCCTGTTTAAGCTGTGCTTTAGGACCAGTGGGTGTCATAATTCTATCAGTATAAAGGCCAAAAACAGGTTTATCCTTAAGATGAATTTCAACATCAACTGGTTTAGAAGCCATACCTACTTCCTGTGCAATTTCTAAAAATTTTGTAGAGTTTTTTACATGAGTTTTGAATCTAGAATTTATTAACGCGCTTCTATAATCTACAATATCAGGAATCTTAAATTGATTATCAGCCCAGTATCTCGGTGCATCATAAATCCACGCCTTTTCTTTAACTTCAACAGGGCTCAATAAGCCAACATTAAGATTAGGATATCCTACATGTCCAACAAAAGGAGCAGGAGAACTTCCCTCAAAATCTCTTTTAGTAAGCTTAGGCTTTACTCTAAACATAGCTTCCTGTGCAATATTACGAGAGAATTTTACATTCATGTTAAGAGTATGTTTTCCTCATATTTAAATCTGCTTCCTGTCCATGGCAAATGGATAATGAAAGCATAAACAAAGATTTAAATATATATTCTAACAATTGAAAAATATGCTGACAGAAGAACAAGTAAAGGACTTAAGAGGAGAATTAGATAATTGTAAAAAGCCCTTAATTTTCTTTCATGATGACCCAGATGGTTTTTGTTCATTTCTGTTATTCTATAAATATATAGGGGATGGACGTGGAATTACTCTAAAAACTTCAGCTGAAATGGGTCCTGGATTTGCAAGAAAAGTAGAGGAATACCAACCAGATAAAGTATTTATCCTAGATAAACCTTCTGTAAGCCAAGAGTTCCTTGATAAAGTTAAACAGCCAGTTATATGGGTTGATCATCATCCTGCAATAAAACGTCATAAAGTAAAATATTTTAATCCAAGAGTAAATAATCCTGATATAAATTTGCCTGCCTCTTATTTGTGTTATCAAGCCACACAACAAAATAAATGGATTTCAATGGTTGGTTGTACAGGAGACTGGGTTATTCCGCCTTTTATAGATGAAATAAAAAAAGAATATCCTGACTTAATAGATAAAAACATCAAAAAACCAGAAGACGCATTATTTAACTCAAAATTTGGAAAACTGGCAAGAATATTCTCATTCTGTCTAAAAGGAAAAATGGATGATGTTATAAAATGCATAAAAATAATGACAAGAATTAAAACACCATATGAGATTCTTAACCAAGAAACAGCTCAAGCAAAATTTATCTATAAAAGATACAGCTCTATTGAAAGAGAATATCAGGATACCTTAAAAAAAGCAATTAAACAAAAAACAGAAGATGAAATCTTATTTTATTTATATGAACAAAATAAGATGAGTTTAAATCAAGATTTAAGCAATGAATTATTATATAAATTCCCAGATAAAGTGATAATTGTAGGTAGAGAGAGGAATGGTGAAGCAAAATTGAGCTTAAGAGCGAATAATTACAATCTTCCACAAATACTCAAAAAGGCGCTTGAGGGTTGTGAAGGTTATGGAGGAGGTCATGAACACGCTTCAGGAGCGAACATAAAAGTAAAAGATTTTGACAAATTTATGCAGCAATTTAAACAACAGATTAAGTAAACTTTATAAAGAACTTTTTTCTCCTTTCTCATACGCGGTGATAGTCTAACGGCTAGGATAGAGGCCTTCCAAGCCTTTGATCCGGGTTCAAATCCCGGTCGCCGCATTCTAACAAGAACTAGCTATTTGAAACACATTCTTCTCTAATATTGGTATCACTTATATATTCACAATAATCATTATTAGAGTTGATTACAGCCATACATAAATTATAATAATCAGTTTTTAAACCACCACATACTGCACCACTATAACTTCTACCCCCTAATGAAACATAAACATCTTTAAAACAATCTACAGTTTTATATTTAACAAAACCAGATTTAGTACAAAGTTCATAATCTCCTTTAGTAACAGCAACATTTCGATAACAATCATCAGGTTCATCATCTGCTTGATCACTTATTTTCTCGCATATTTTCTCATTTTTTAGAGATATTGCAACTGTTTTAACACACCTATCTATCAAAGTGGTGGTATATGTCATAAGTCTTTCTTTTGTTTCATTAATCTCATCACAAACTTCATAATCTTCATATTTAATTGCAGCATCTGTTAAACAAATCTCTATTATATCAAGATGTTCTTCTTTACAATCTGCTACTGCTTCATCTTTTGTCATATCACAATCAACAGAACAAGCACTATAATTCTCTCCTTCTTCACAAACACCATTTCCACAACAAGGATTTATTGGTTTCTTACTACAATTTCCCAAAGAAAAATCATAATAATCTTCTGTACATTTATCATTATCATCACAAGTCGGACAATCTTTAGAAGGATATTCTCCTTTCTCACAAATACCATTGCCTAAACAATTAATTATTTTTATATTTTTACATAAAGAAGTGCTAAAATCATAAATATCTTCAGTACATGCATCATTATCATCACAGTTTGGACAATCTCCAGAAGGGTATTCTCCTTCTTCGCATCTTCCGTCACCTAGGCAAGTTACTCTTGTATATTTACAAGAAGGTATACTATAATCATAATCATCTCTAGTGCATGAATTATTATCATCACAGTTTGGACAGTCTTCGGAAGGATATTCTCCCTCTTCGCATTTTCCATCACCTATACAAGGCACTATTAGTAGATTTATGCACTTAAATTTTGTTTCATCTGCACAAAAATCATCAGTACATTCATCATTATCATCACACGATTTAGGACACTCACGTGAACAACCAATTAAAATAAGAAGTATTAAAATAAATATTACAAAAATTATTTTTTGTATACTAAAATATTTCATTAAATTCATTCTATAGTTTAAACTATAAAAATATTTGTTTTTTAGTAAATTTTATAATAGATAAAAATTTTAAAATTAATATGACAATCAAACAAAAATTATTAATTGTAACAGATTCTTTTTTACCAAGATGGGATGGAATATCTAGGTTTTTATCATATATAATCCCAGTTTTTGTAAATAAATTTGAAGTAACAATTTTATGTCCTAAATATCCTGGAGATTTAAAGTTTAGTGACAAATTAAGAGTAATAAGATTGCCTATTAAAAAACCAAAACAAGAAGAATACAGTAAAGTTGATCTAAAACCAATTACTAAGATAATAAATGATTCTGATATAATTTTTGTACATTCTTTAGGACCAATAGGTGAAACTTCTATAAATATAGCAAAAAAAATAAAAAAACCTTTAATCATGCATATCCACAATCTTTACTGGGAAACTCTCTCTAAAAATAGAACACTGGAACCTTTCATAAAAAGCCTAATTTTGTTAAAATCTAAAAATCTCTATAAAAAATGTTCTTTGCTTATTGTTCCTTCAATACATACAGCAAAAATTCTGGAAAAACAAGGAATAAAAGTGTCTAAAGTCGTTGTTAAGTATGGTGTTGATACAGAAAAATTTATTCCAACAAAAGACAAACAAAACTCAAAAGAAAAAGTTGGTATTGAAAAAAGTAAAAAAGTGATAGGGTTTGTTGGAAGATTAAGTAAAGAAAAAGATTTGATGACACTCTATGAAGCTTTTAAAAAATTAGAAACAAGACACAATAACTTGTTTTTATTAATTGTTGGAAAAGGAAACGAAAAATTGGAAAAATTGTTCAAAAAAGAAGAAAATATAAGATTAATAAAATCCACAAACAATATTGTTCCTTATTTACAAGCAATGGATATATTTGTAATGCCATCTCTAGCAGAAACATCATCTCTTGCAACAATAGAAGCAATGTCTTGTGCGTTGCCTGTTATAACAATAAAAACAGGGGACCTAAAAAAATACATAAAAGACAAAGAAAATGGTGTTTTTTTCTCAAAAAAGAATAGTCTATTGTTAAGTTTGAAAATAGAATGGCTTCTGAAAGAAGAATATGTTCGAAAAGTAATTGGTCTAAACGCTAGGGAAACAGTTCAAAGGATATTTAAACTTGATAAAACACAGAAAAAAATAAAAAGAATTCTAGAGAGTTTTTAAATTCAAAACATTTTTATATTAACAATTATTCTAGATAAACACAATGATACCTGGAATGAACCAGAGAAAAATGCAGCAGATGATGCGAAAGATGGGTATGCAGCAAACAGAAATAGAAGCAAAAGAAGTTGTTATAAGATGTCAGGATAAAGAAATTGTAATTGAAAATCCTCAGGTTTCTAAAGTTAATATGATGGGACAGGAAACATTTCAAATAGTAGGAACTCCTGTAGAAAAAGAATTAACTAAAGAACCAGAAATAAATCAAGACGATATAAAAACAGTAATGGACCAAGCAAACTGTGATGAAGAAACAGCAAAAAAAGCCATTCAAGAAAATAAAGGGGATTTGGCTGCTTCCATAATATCATTAAAAAAAGAATAATTTTTTTTAATGAAAAATTATTTAAACTTCTATATGATTCTTATCATATGGAAAAGTTTCAGGAACTAAGAGAGAATTCTAAAAAAAAGATATTACTAGCAGATCATATTCTAACCCAAACATACCCCCTATTAAAAGATCCAAAACTTCTTTTATCTGTAGTTGAAAACCTTTTTTTAGCATATACTAATTCAATAGGGGCATTATTACACTATGATAGATTGTTTAAAAGAATCCCTCAATTCCAGGATAATTTTGACAGTAAGTTTAAAATGTTCAAAGAAAAATGTGCTGTAAGACATAACATAAAACAAGAAGATATAAATACAATAAAAGAAATTAAACAGATTATTGTCCAACATAGAAAAAGTCCAATGGAATTTGCAAGAGAAGATAGGTTGGTTATATGTTCGGATAAATATAGTATGAAAACAATAAAAGTAGATGGATTAAAAAAAATGATGATAAATGCAAAAGAATTTGTAGATAAAATAAATAATATTACTAGCAAAAATGAGGAAATATTCAGATGAAAGAAGCAATAGAAAAGGCGAAAGAAGAATTAAAAAGAGTTGACCATTTGTTTTATGTTAGTCTAAAATATA belongs to Candidatus Woesearchaeota archaeon B3_Woes and includes:
- a CDS encoding riboflavin synthase → MSYVIGIADTMFARYNMSNVAIGTIKENSTETKIIRYTVPGIKDLPVACKKLLEEDKCDIAIALGMPGAQPIDKQCAHEASQGIINVQLLTNKHILEVFVHEDECKDKKELIKVFENRTIKHSLNALSLLKGKNSLQKFAGKGIRQGFDDAGPLT
- a CDS encoding 6,7-dimethyl-8-ribityllumazine synthase, coding for MNYKIGIVYTEFNSDITLPMFEIAKEHVSFLGGTVTKIAKVPGAFDMPLAVKTILKSDVDAIVTLGAVIEGNTDHDIIVAGNSARKITDLSLEYDKPVSLGISGPKMTHADAVKRISGYTKRSVEAAFKMIKEIEGLK
- a CDS encoding nascent polypeptide-associated complex protein; protein product: MIPGMNQRKMQQMMRKMGMQQTEIEAKEVVIRCQDKEIVIENPQVSKVNMMGQETFQIVGTPVEKELTKEPEINQDDIKTVMDQANCDEETAKKAIQENKGDLAASIISLKKE
- a CDS encoding EamA family transporter codes for the protein MIKKTNKWWPALLIIIAAMMWGIDGSVLRPALYSLQAKVVVFTEHAIAFTIMLILIIITLITNKKSSWLQKDIKSIKKLSFKRWLSVGWVAFFGGMIGTIAITKALFYVGFVPLSVPILLQKLQPIFAILLARIVLKEKPKKKFYFWAFLALIGSYFVTFGLNKPFISFENKTLMAAILGLIAAFSWGSSTVFGKNILKSLSFRAATFLRFGVTSILVFLLLILTSSLSGLSNIQPTHIMILIIIALTTGGLAIFIYYKGLQKVKASSATIYELAFPITVLILDYLLHGKILSIHQFIGATLIIISFIKITK
- a CDS encoding alanine--tRNA ligase; protein product: MNALELKKKYIEFFKSKHHALIDSASLIPEHDPTVLFTTAGMHPLVPFLTGQPHPLGKRIVDVQKCIRTGDIDEVGDSTHLTFFEMLGNWSFGDYFKKDAIEWSFEFLTEVLMFDVSKLYITCFKGDKDAPKDIESAGIWESLGIPKERIFFLPKKDNWWGPAGKTGPCGPCTEMFIDTGKKSCGSDCKPGCNCGKYFEIWNDVFMEYDKVGEDKFVKLKQQNVDTGMGVERTIAMLQGKNNVYETEIFIPIIDEIKKLSNIKKFNKEQMNSVMIISDHVKASTFILGDERGVVPSNLDQGYILRRFIRRAIRHGKLLGIEKGLCEPLAKSVIDMYKTDYPELNKNKKFILDELSKEEEKFRDTLEKGLRQFEKINSKGKISGKDAFFLFQSYGFPIEMTEELAKERKQTVDVKCFDKEFEKHQELSRVGAEKRFKGGLSESSEITAKLHTATHLLGEALRKVLKNPNIKQKGSNITPERLRYDFNFDRKLTPEEKKAVEDEVNKVIQKKLKVTSEEMKLDKALKSGAQSEFGAKYPSKVTVYSIGDYSKEICMGPHIKNISELGHFKIKKEESSAAGIRRIKAVLE